A genomic window from Candidatus Lokiarchaeota archaeon includes:
- a CDS encoding leucine-rich repeat protein, which produces MGTITLTYQEILGETMELTFDSDVKEIGLSLKLISIIDLSPLSSCTSLQELNLSWNQLQEVDLTPLASCTTLQGLYLDDNELQEVDLSPLASCTNLQRLNLQCNQLQEVDFTPLTSCTSLQELYLVYNHNQLQEVKLCGCTSLQKLFLWGNQLQELDLTPLASCSSLQELLLGHADSVTLLSRETMNTRGLRRKPNRYDFPVHILSLRHLRVLLHLLRKHEPDVDWKETHLTQGLVTALDLDELPLLDITHEKRDAILDEDESESMRQKVIEALCRQIDDNGTTIGMDVERAVAAHGELANRMEWILELRQQELEDITLGINPYGETVNLKALWLTAYGHQVLSSMGLGLSCSKDQFRQVRESLARLGVEVETTESDEPVYPPTKISDALKEYIWRLAEHHAS; this is translated from the coding sequence GTGGGCACAATCACACTGACGTATCAGGAAATACTCGGAGAAACAATGGAGCTAACCTTTGACTCGGATGTCAAAGAAATCGGCCTGTCTCTTAAGCTAATCAGCATCATCGACCTTAGCCCCCTCTCCAGCTGCACCAGTCTGCAGGAACTCAATCTCAGCTGGAACCAGTTGCAAGAGGTGGACCTCACCCCCCTGGCCAGCTGCACCACTCTGCAGGGACTCTACCTCGATGACAACGAGCTGCAGGAGGTGGATCTCAGCCCCCTGGCCAGCTGCACCAACCTGCAGAGACTCAATCTCCAATGCAACCAGTTGCAGGAGGTGGACTTCACCCCCCTCACCAGCTGCACCAGCCTGCAGGAACTCTATCTCGTCTACAACCACAACCAGTTGCAGGAGGTGAAGTTGTGTGGCTGCACCAGCCTGCAGAAACTCTTTCTCTGGGGGAACCAGTTGCAGGAGCTGGACCTCACCCCGCTGGCCAGCTGCTCCAGCCTGCAGGAACTCTTGCTTGGCCATGCTGATAGTGTAACTCTCCTTTCTCGGGAGACCATGAACACCAGAGGCCTCCGTAGGAAGCCGAATCGATATGACTTTCCTGTGCACATCTTGAGCCTCAGGCATCTCAGGGTTCTCTTGCACCTTCTTAGAAAGCACGAGCCCGATGTGGACTGGAAAGAAACACACCTGACCCAAGGCCTCGTCACTGCGCTGGACCTGGACGAACTCCCCCTGCTGGACATCACGCACGAGAAGCGAGACGCGATCCTGGATGAGGACGAAAGCGAGTCAATGCGACAGAAGGTCATTGAGGCCCTCTGCAGACAGATAGACGACAATGGGACCACCATCGGCATGGATGTGGAACGCGCAGTAGCAGCCCATGGTGAGCTGGCCAACAGGATGGAGTGGATCCTTGAGCTCCGCCAGCAGGAGCTGGAGGATATTACACTTGGAATAAACCCGTATGGGGAAACCGTGAATCTCAAGGCTCTCTGGCTCACCGCCTACGGCCATCAGGTCCTCTCGAGCATGGGTCTCGGTCTGTCCTGTTCAAAAGACCAGTTCAGGCAAGTGAGAGAGAGCTTGGCGAGACTGGGGGTTGAGGTTGAAACGACCGAATCGGACGAACCAGTCTATCCCCCCACGAAGATCTCGGACGCCCTTAAGGAGTACATCTGGCGATTGGCTGAGCATCATGCTTCGTGA